From Poecilia reticulata strain Guanapo unplaced genomic scaffold, Guppy_female_1.0+MT scaffold_304, whole genome shotgun sequence, the proteins below share one genomic window:
- the LOC103460834 gene encoding FERM, RhoGEF and pleckstrin domain-containing protein 1-like isoform X4 encodes MSELTDRPSTAGQRLGAPESFGVSTLEPGMRPPVQPPGRQVSIRVQMLDDTQEVFQISQRVPGKVLFDLVCVHLNLTEGDYFGLEYTDHRKMTVWLDLLKPALKQIRRPKNTILRFVVKFFPPDHTQLMEELTRYLFALQIKRDLACGRLICNDTSAALMVSHIIQSEIGDFDETQSWQHLLHNKYLPDQDAIRDKIIDCHRQHVGQTPAESDYQLLEIARRLEMYGVRLYPAKDREGTKLSLTVAHTGVLVFQGYTKINAFNWSKIRKLSFKRKRFLIKLRADPSQNSHHDTLEFAMASRDCCKVFWKICVEYHAFFRLFEEPKPKPKPILFTRGSSFRFSGRTQKQIIDHLKDSELKKVPFERKHSKVLSSSSMSPHSSSFRSQVPKESATSVLLADQPDSAKTNGTEEPPTNGFPDCALNSDPSRQNHNGAGQHLLNPGPTCRANKGSSSSIPYIDCSDIDSECDVGKSGRAPRGHSSANDSNEDEGRDGGLFGVVNGFYHTNHQGLMQQGVMGNRNAEEVLSNGGSFNSRLPLHSTLLDEIFQGRDKRGAGVVRPLGTGTRSQCSSPVISSFHPRTNSLSAEMTNGHGQPRAGSRWDDGGHYFSKRPGVVPVEVPAVSPSSHYGSYSPILSNRTPPHPAKPYNLNIMRNRSDTDPFILSQLTSTPIRRDPYRSGVETPSSAPTERKAAIANGNLAVPGQARSNAAAQRLFGQKPNNNNTLSQPVQMIDGSTSSGTDTSDTESDTGSSAYSQPLLYGNPGAVSSTDGKLTFGSLRADEERERRYRFDGSDSKESPQERLVPNGGGPGEDQDRGVTSMTDVYQIPGGQPLSPLTSPLLIEAGYVRHDDEEEARRKKFPTDKAYFMAKELLTTERTFLKDLQVITEFFQKAAGKDEAFPDVVKNLISSHYDPVYRFHQGFLKETEQRLAQWEGRSNAHIKGDYQRIGDVLLKNIQGLRQLTVHLQKHSECLVELERACRSSRKVEAVCRDFEQQRVCYLPLYIFLLRPLHRLLHYKLILERLCKHYPPTHDDFRDSRAALAEISETALQLQGIMMKMENFQKLLELRKDLTGVENLVTPGREFIRLGCLSKLSGKGLQQRMFFLFSDCLMYTSRGTTPSNQFKVHGQLPLYGMTIRESEEEWGVPHSFTLFGQRQSVVVAASCAAEMERWVEDIRMAIDLAEQSSSPNAELLSTSPPDTKPLEDAGAELESEEELCGSRSSLERQSHRGNTTVHVCWHRNTSVSMVDFSVAVENQLSGNLLRKFKNSNGWQKLWVVFTNFSLFFYKSHQDEYPLASLPLLGYSVTVPAESENIHKDYVFKLHFKSHVYYFRSESEYAFERWMEVIRSATCSASRPLLSSRKDLY; translated from the exons CAACGCGTGCCTGGGAAGGTGCTTTTTGACCTGGTCTGCGTCCACCTCAACCTGACTGAAGGCGACTATTTTGGGCTGGAGTACACGGATCACCGAAAGATGACG GTGTGGCTGGACCTCCTGAAGCCGGCGCTGAAGCAGATCAGAC GACCTAAAAACACCATCCTTCGCTTTGTGGTGAAGTTCTTCCCTCCTGACCACACGCAGCTCATGGAGGAGCTGACTCG GTATCTGTTTGCTCTGCAGATCAAACGCGACCTGGCCTGCGGTCGTCTGATCTGCAACGACACCAGCGCCGCCCTCATGGTTTCCCACATCATTCAGT CCGAGATCGGGGACTTTGACGAGACGCAGAGCTGGCAGCACCTGCTGCACAACAAGTATCTTCCTGACCAGGACGCCATCAGAGACAAGATCATCGACTGCCACCGCCAACATGT AGGGCAGACTCCAGCGGAGTCGGACTACCAGCTGCTGGAAATCGCTCGGAGGTTGGAGATGTACGGCGTCCGGCTGTACCCTGCCAAGGACAGAGAGGGGACGAAGCTCAGCCTGACGGTGGCGCACACCGGGGTTCTGGTTTTCCAG GGTTACACAAAAATCAACGCCTTCAACTGGTCCAAGATTCGCAAGCTGAGCTTCAAGCGTAAAAGGTTCCTCATCAAACTGAGAGCCGACCCCTCT CAGAACTCCCACCACGACACGCTGGAGTTCGCCATGGCCAGCAGGGACTGCTGCAAGGTGTTCTGGAAGATCTGCGTCGAGTACCACGCCTTCTTCAGACTCTTTGAGGAGCCCAAACCCAAACCCAAGCCCATCCTCTTCACCAGGGGTTCCTCGTTCCGGTTCAG CGGGAGGACGCAGAAGCAGATCATCGACCACCTGAAAGACTCTGAGCTGAAGAAAGTCCCGTTTGAGAG GAAACACAGCAAGGTTCTGTCCAGTAGCAGCATGTCGCCGCACTCATCTTCCTTCAGATCCCAAGTGCCAAAAGAG AGTGCCACGTCTGTCCTGTTGGCAGACCAGCCCGACTCCGCCAAAACCAACGGCACAGAGGAGCCTCCGACCAACGGCTTCCCCGACTGCGCCCTCAACTCTGACCCGAGCCGACAGAACCACAACGGAGCGGGCCAGCACCTCCTGAACCCAGGTCCAACCTGCAGGGCAAACaaaggcagcagctcctctatTCCTTACATAGACTGCAGCGACATAGACAGCGAGTGCGATGTGGGCAAGAGTGGCAGGGCCCCCAGGGGCCACAGCAGCGCAAACGACAGCAATGAGGATGAGGGCAGAGATGGGGGTCTGTTCGGGGTGGTGAACGGGTTCTACCACACCAACCACCAGGGGCTGATGCAGCAGGGGGTGATGGGAAACAGAAATGCAGAGGAGGTCCTGTCCAATGGCGGCTCCTTTAACAGCCGTCTGCCGCTCCACAGCACGCTGCTGGACGAGATCTTCCAGGGCCGAGACAAGCGCGGCGCCGGGGTCGTTCGCCCGCTGGGAACCGGGACTCGCAGCCAGTGCTCCAGCCCGGTCATCAGCAGCTTCCACCCGCGGACCAATTCGCTCAGCGCCGAAATGACAAACGGGCACGGTCAGCCGCGCGCCGGGTCGCGGTGGGACGACGGCGGCCATTATTTTAGCAAACGGCCCGGCGTCGTCCCTGTTGAAGTTCCCGCCGTCTCGCCGTCGTCCCACTACGGCAGCTACTCCCCGATCCTCTCGAACCGCACGCCGCCGCATCCGGCGAAACCGTACAACCTCAACATCATGCGGAACCGCTCCGACACCGACCCGTTCATCCTCAGCCAGCTCACTTCTACCCCGATACGCCGCGACCCCTACCGCTCCGGGGTGGAAACCCCAAGCTCCGCCCCGACGGAGCGAAAAGCCGCGATAGCTAACGGTAATCTCGCGGTTCCGGGTCAAGCGCGGTCGAACGCGGCGGCCCAGCGGCTGTTTGgccaaaaaccaaacaacaacaacacgcTGAGTCAGCCGGTCCAAATGATCGACGGGTCCACTAGCAGCGGCACCGACACCAGCGACACGGAGTCCGACACCGGCAGCAGCGCGTACAGCCAGCCGCTGCTGTACGGTAACCCCGGGGCGGTTAGCTCCACCGACGGGAAGCTAACGTTCGGGAGTCTGCGGGCCGACGAGGAGCGGGAGCGGCGGTACCGGTTCG ACGGCTCCGATTCCAAGGAATCTCCACAGGAAAGGCTGGTTCCGAACGGCGGCGGCCCAGGGGAGGACCAGGACAGGGGCGTCACCAGCATGACAGATGTGTATCAGATTCCGGGGGGTCAGCCACTTTCGCCGCTCACCAGCCCGCTGCTCATCGAGGCCGGATACGTCCGCCATGACGACGAAGAGGAGGCGAGGAGGAAG AAGTTTCCCACAGACAAAGCGTACTTCATGGCGAAAGAGCTGCTGACCACAGAGCGGACGTTCCTCAAGGACCTGCAGGTGATCACTGAG TTCTTCCAGAAAGCTGCAGGGAAAGATGAAGCCTTTCCAGATGTCGTTAAGAACCTGATCTCTTCCCACTACGATCCCGTCTACAGGTTTCACCAGGGATTCCTCAAAGAGACGGAACAGCGGCTGGCTCAGTG ggaGGGTCGGTCCAACGCTCACATCAAAGGAGATTACCAACGAATTGGAGACGTTTTACTGAAGAACATTCAGGGTTTGAGG cagctgacgGTTCATCTGCAGAAGCATTCAGAGTGCCTGGTGGAGCTGGAGCGAGCTTGTAG GTCGAGTCGTAAGGTGGAGGCCGTGTGCAGGGACTTTGAGCAGCAGAGGGTTTGCTACCTGCCGCTCTACATCTTCCTGCTGCGGCCGCTGCACCGCCTGCTGCACTACAAGCTGATCCTGGAGAGGCTCTGCAAGCACTACCCGCCCACCCACGACGACTTCAGGGACAGCAGAG CCGCCCTGGCAGAGATCTCGGAGACGGCGCTGCAGCTTCAGGGCATCATGATGAAGATGGAGAACttccagaagctgctggagctgAGGAAGGATCTGACCGGCGTGGAGAACCTCGTCACGCCTGGCAGG GAGTTCATCAGGCTGGGCTGCCTCAGCAAGCTGTCAGGGAAAGGTCTGCAGCAGAGGATGTTCTTCCTG TTCAGTGATTGTCTGATGTACACCAGTCGAGGAACGACTCCGTCCAACCAGTTTAAGGTCCATGGTCAGCTGCCGCTGTACGGCATGACG ATCAGAGAAAGTGAGGAGGAGTGGGGGGTCCCTCATTCGTTTACGCTCTTTGGACAGCGGCAATCTGTGGTGGTGGcggccag TTGTGCTGCAGAGATGGAGCGCTGGGTGGAGGACATCAGGATGGCCATCGACCTGGCAGAACAGAGCAGCAGCCCAAACGCCGAGCTGCTGTCCACCAGTCCACCCGACACCA AGCCTTTGGAGGACGCTGGAGCCGAGCTGGAGTCGGAAGAGGAGCTCTGCGGCTCGCGCTCGTCCCTCGAGCGCCAGAGTCACCGTGGCAACACCACCGTTCACGTCTGCTGGCATCGCAACACCAGCGTGTCCATGGTGGACTTCAGCGTCGCCGTGGAG AACCAGCTCTCAGGTAACCTGCTGAGGAAGTTCAAGAACAGCAACGGCTGGCAGAAACTCTGGGTGGTCTTCACTAACTTCAGCCTCTTTTTCTACAAGTCGCACCAG GATGAGTACCCTCTGGCCAGCCTCCCCCTGCTGGGCTACTCAGTCACCGTCCCGGCCGAGTCCGAGAACATCCACAAAGATTACGTGTTCAAGCTTCACTTTAAATCCCACGTGTACTACTTCAGATCAGAGAGCGAGTACGCCTTTGAACG